The genomic region CAAGCCGATCGTCGCCGTGAAGAGCGGACGGACCCGGGCCGGCATTCGCGCCGCTTCCTCGCATACCGGATCTCTGGCTGGCGCCGATACCGCGGTCAGCGCGCTGTGCGCGCAGGCGGGCGTGGTGCGAACCGACACCATGGAAGAGCTGTTCGACGTCGCCATGCTGCTCGCCAACCAGCCGGTGCCGCACGGAATTCGGGTCGGCATCGTGACCAACGCCGGCGGGCCCGGGATCATGGCCTCCGACGCCTGCGAGTCGCACGGGCTCGAAGTGGTCACGCTCGAGGACTCGACCGTGGCCGCGCTTCGCGCCTTCCTGCCGGTCGAGGCCAGCACCCGGAATCCGGTCGACATGATCGCTTCGGCCACGCCGCAGTCGTTCGAGAAGGCGGTGCGGCTGGTCGCGAACGACCCCAATGTCGATGCGTTGCTGGTGTTGTACGTGCCGCCGATCGTGACACGCCCGCTGGACGTGGCCCAGGCGATCGTGCGCGGCAACGAGGCCGCCAAGGCCGACGCCCGGGCGCGCGGCGCCGCGCCCAAGCCGGTGCTGTCGTGCTTCATGGGCTCGCACGGCGTTCCCGAGGGGCTCCGCTCGCTGCAGGAGGGCCACATTCCGTCCTACGCGTTCCCCGAGTCCGCTGCCATCGCGCTGGCGCGCGCCGTGCGCTACGGGAAATGGCGGGACACTCCGGAGGGCGTGGTTCGTCGGTTCGACGACTTCGACCATGCCGCGCTGGGCCGCCTGATCCGCGGCCCCCTCCCATCGGCCGGCGGGGGCGCGGTGCGCTGGCTCGATCCCGACTCGGTCCGCACCCTGCTCGCCGCCTGCCGGATCGCGACGCCGGAGCAGGCCTCGGCCGCGACCGCCGGCGAGGCGGCCGCCGCCGCCGAGCGCATCGGTTTCCCGGTCGCCCTGAAGCTCGCCTCGCCCACCATCACCCACAAGTCGGACGTCGGCGGCGTGGTGCTCGACGTGCGCGATGTCGCCGAAGCGCGCGCCGCCTTCGAGGCGATCGCGGGACGGCTGCGTGCCGCGGGCCGGCTCGCCGACATGGCGGGGGTCACCATTCAGCCCATGATCCGCGAGGGCCTCGAATGCATCGTCGGCATGACGCGCGATCCGTCGTTCGGACCCCTGCTGATGTTCGGACTCGGCGGCGTCCAGGTCGAACTGCTCAAGGACGTGATGTTCCGCGTGCATCCGCTCACCGATCGGGACGCGACCGAAATGGTGAGCGGCATCAAGGGAGCGCCGCTGTTCGCGGGCTACCGCGGCGGTCCCCCGGCCGACCGGCCGGCGATCGAAGAGATCCTCCTGCGACTTTCCCAGCTGGCCGGAGAATTCCCGGAGCTCGTGGAACTCGACCTCAACCCCGTTCTGGTGCGGGAGCGTGGCAGGGGCTGCATCGCCCTCGACGCCCGCATTGGTGTTCGATCGGCCGCGGAGGCAACACGATGAGCGGGTCCGCGAGTCATCGAGAGCTGCTCGAGCTGGCCTTCGACCTGTCGCCCGCCGGCATGGTGGTGGTGGACGGCAAGGGCGCGATTCTGCTGGTCAATCGCGAGATCGAGCGACTGTTCGGATACGACCGGCTCGAGCTGCTCGGCCGGCCGATCGAGACCCTGATCCCCTCGCGCTTCCGGCCGCCCCACGCCGGCTATCGCGAACACTACGCCCAGGATCCGGCGAGGCGACCGATGGGCGCGGGGCGGGACCTGCACGGACTGCGCAAGGATGGCACCGAAGTGCCGGTCGAGATCGGCCTCAACCCGATCCAGACCGAGCAGGGCCTGCTGGTGCTCGGCACGGTGGTGGACATCAGCGCGCGCCGTGCCTTCGAGAATCGGCTCCGCCAGTCGCAGAAGATGGAGGCCATCGGAACCCTTGCCGGCGGGATCGCGCACGACTTCAACAATCTGCTGCACGGGATCCTCGGCCACGCCGAGCTGATCCAGCGCCGCACATCCGGGGACGACGAGCGCCGCGCCGACGTCCAGCAGATCCTCAAGATCGCCGACCGCGGCCGACTGCTGGTGGATCGGATCCTCGCGTTCAGCCGCGCGCGCGAAGCGACGCGAGCCCCGGTGCGGCTCGGCCCGCCGGTTCATGAAGCGCTCGAGCTGCTGCGCGCCTCGCTGCCGCGCGAGATCGAAATCCGCGAGTCGCTGTCGACCGCCACCCCGATGGTGAGCTGCGACGAAACCCAGATTCATCAGATCACGATGAACCTGTGCACCAATTCGGCGCAGGCCATGGAACGCGGCGGAACGCTGGAAGTGACGCTCGCGCCCTTCGAGGCGAGCGCCGAGTTCGCGACCGCGCATCCGCCACTCGAGGCGGGGCCTCACGCCCGCCTGAGCGTGCGCGACACCGGCGTCGGGATGGCTCGGGAGGTGATCGAGCGAGCGCTCGAACCCTTCTTCACCACCAAGCCGGCCGGGAAGGGCACGGGTCTCGGCCTGTCGGTGATCCACGGCATCGTTCAGAGTCTGGGCGGCGCCCTGGAGATCACGAGTCGCGTCGGCGACGGGACCCGCGTCGACATCTACCTGCGCGCCGAGGAACAGGCGCGCGCGGCCGCGACTTCCGCCGGCCTCGAGCCAGGCGAGCACCGGCCGCACGTGCTGGTGGTCGAGGACGAGCCCGACCTCGCCAGCATGCTCCGGCGCCAGCTCGAGGCCTTCGAGTACCGGGCGACCGTCCACACCTCGAGCGTCGAAGCGCTCGACGACTTCCGTTCGCGGCCCGACGCATTCGACCTGCTGATGACCGACAACAGCATGCCGCGCATGTCGGGGATCCAGCTGGCCGGAGAGATTCGCCGGATCCGACCCGAGCTTCCGATCCTGCTGGTCTCGGGGACGGCGGCGCTCGCCGATCCCGCCCAGCTCCAGGCGCTGGGCATCGTTCATGTCCTCGGCAAGCCGCATACCGGCCGGCAGATGAGCAATGCGCTGCAGAAGGCGCTGGGGCGCGAGCCATGATCGATTCGAGCGCGCGGCGGCCGGATCCCGCCCGAACGCTTCCCCTCCCGCCGTCGCTCGATTTGCCGGCGGTGATGGATTCGCTGAGCGACGCGATCGTGGTGGTGGATCGCGCCCGCCGCGTGGTGGCCGCGAATCGCCGCTACCTCGAAGTGTTCGGCGCCGGGCGGGAACACGTCGTCGGCCTGCTGTGCGACGACGCGGTGGCGTGCCCGGAGGCCGCCGCGGGCCAGCTCGGCCGGTGTCCGGCGTGCCGGGCCCGCGATCTTCGCACGCCGCAGCGTGAAATCCGCGTGCTGCCCGACGCCGGCGGGGGCACGCGCCGCTGGGAGATCACGTTCAATCCCATTCTCGACGCGAACGAAGTGACCACCCACGTGGTCGAGGTCTGGCGCGACATCAGCGAGCGGACCGCGCTCGAGGCGCAGCTCTCTCACAGCGAGCGACTGGCGTCGATCGGCATGCTGGCCGCAGGGGTCGGCCACGAGATCAACAATCCGCTGGCTTCGCTGATGGCGAGTGTCGAGAGCCTCGAGCGGCTGCTCAAGCGCGGGATGTCGACGGATGCCGATCGGGCCGAGGCGCTGGAAATCGTCCAGCTCGCCGAACGCGAGGTGACGCGCTGCCGCGAGACCACCGACAAGCTGGTGCTTCTCGCCCAGCCCTATTCGGTGGCGCCGATCTGGGTGGACTTCAATCGCGCCGTACTCGACACCGCCTCTTTGTTGCGGCACCAGATGAACAAGCAGGGCATCGAATGGCGTGCCGAGCTCGAAGTCGGGCTCCCCCGCGTGTGGGCGCGGGAGTCCGGCATTCGCGGCGTGTGTCTCAATCTCATGATGAACGCGGTGCAGGCGATGCCCACGGGAGGAGTGCTCCGCGTTTCCACGCGCCTCGACGGGCGTACTGCCGAGATGCGCGTCGAGGACACCGGGCCGGGCATCCCGCCCGAGCACCTTCAACGCATCTGGGATCCGTTCTTCACCACCAAACCCGCGGGCCAGGGGACCGGCCTCGGTCTGTTCGTCACGCAATCCATCGTGCACCGCAACGGCGGTACGATCCGGGTGGAGAACGTGCCTGGCCGAGGAGCCCGGTTCACACTTCGACTGCCGCTCGACTCGACGGAGGGAAACACCACATGAAACGGCAGGATTCGGATCCCGCTGAGGGGCTCGACCGCCCGGCCGAGGAGGGCGCCATGCCGCAGCCGGTGTCCCTGCTCCTGGTCGACGACGAAGAGACCTTCCGCAAGCTCACCGCCCGCGAGTTGTCGCGGTCGGGCTACCGGGTGGAGGCGGTGGGCACGATCGAGGATGCGCGCCGGCTGCTGGCCCGCGAGCAGTTCGACCTGGTGCTGCTCGACGTGCGATTGCCCGACGGCAACGGTCTCGACCTGCTTTCCGAAATCCGCGAGGCGTCTTCCACCACCGAAGTGGTGATGCTGACCGCCTACGGCACCGTGCAGGAGGCGATCCGCGCGCTGAAGCAGGGCGCGCACGATTTCCTCACCAAGCCCTGCAAGCTCGATGAGCTCGAGGTGGTGCTCGAGAAGGCGCTGCAGAAGCAGTCGCTCGAGCGCGGCAACACCGCCCTGCGCCGCGACGTGGCCCGTCTCGGCCCGGGCGAGAACTTCGTTGGAAACGCTCCCCAGATCCGCGAGCTGCTGAAGCTCCTGTCGCGAGTCGCCGAGACCGATTCCACCGTCCTGATTCGAGGCGAGAGCGGAGTGGGGAAGGAGCTGATCGCGCGCGCCGTCCACAAGCTGAGCCCGCGCGCCGAACAGCCGTTCGTGGTGGTGGACTGCGCCTCGCTGCACGAGAACCTCCTGCAGAGCGAGCTGTTCGGGCACGAAAAGGGCGCCTATACCGACGCCATCCGCCTGAAGCACGGGCTGTTCGAAGTCGCCGACCACGGCACCATCTTCCTCGACGAGATCGGCGAGATCACGCCGCCGCTCCAGGCCAAGCTCCTGCGCGTGATCGAAACCGGCATCTTCCGCCGGCTCGGCGGGACCGCCGACATCCGCGTGGACGTGCGCGTGATCGCCGCCACCAATCGCGCGCTCGAAACCATGATCAGGGAGGGACAGTTCCGCGAGGACCTCTACTACCGGCTCAACGTGTTCTCGCTGGTGGTCCCGCCGCTTCGCGAGCGGCGGGACGACATTCCGCCGCTGGTCGAGCACTTCATCCGCAACTCGCCGGTGGTGTCGAAGCGCCAGGTGCGTCCTTCGCCCGCCGCGATGGAAGTGCTGCAGCGCTATCACTGGCCGGGCAACGTCCGCGAGCTCGAGAACGTCATCGAGCGCGCGCTCATTCTGTGCGACGGCGGCGTGATCGAGCCGGAGCACCTGCCGATGGGCGTGCGGCTCGAGCCCAGCTTCAGGAGCGACGGCGACGATCGCCGCCTGACCACGCTCGAAGAGGTCGAGCGCCGGTACATTCGCCGGGTGCTCGAGGAGTGCAAGGGACACCGCCACAAGGCCGCCGCCATCCTCGGAATCAGCGAGCGAAACCTCTACCGGAAGCTGAAGGAAATCGACGCCGCCTCCGGCTCGAGCGGCGCCGGGGACGACTGAGCTCGCAGCGCCGCTCTCGGCCGCCGCGCTCTGCCAAAGCTTCAGGCGTGGCGTGACGGGCTGTCAGAGTTTCGGCGCCACGCCCGTATCCGCCCTCACGACCGTTGCGCGGGGCCGTCGCTCGCAAGGGCTTGTCGAGTCGCAGCCTGACGCACGACCGGGCACGCGGCTTGCGGAGCAGGATCGTCATGGCGAGAGCGGCTCGCCGTCCGCTCGGGCCCGGAAACGGACCCGTGGACGGCCCCGAGCGCTCTCCATTCCAGCCCCGAGAGCGGCCGATGCCCATGATCATGATCTGCGACCCGCGCCCCCGGCACGACGAAGTGGGTCGTGTCGCGGATACGCTACTCGACCGCGGCTACGGCGTCCGCTCCTTCAGCGACGGCGAGCGTTTCCTGGAGGCCGCGGTGGCGCAGCCGCCGGATCTGGTGGTGTACGCGCTCGGAGAAGAGCTGGAGTCGGACCTGGGCGTGCTCAAGCTGCTGCGACGCGCCCTTCCAGACATGCATCTGATCGTGCTTTCGGCGCAGCCGTCGTTGCGAACCCGGACCGCCGTCCAACCACTGCGACCGATCTTCTACGCGGTGGATCCGCCCGATCCCGACGAGGTCATCGAGGTCGTGCAGACGGCGCTCGAGCGTCGCGAGCGGCCGAGCTGAGCAACTCAGCGCTCGGAGCGCTCCTCTTCCCGCGACTCCTCATGGCTCGCGCGCCGCAGCATTTCGACGCGAACCTGGCTCAGGAGGTCGCGGGCCACGTCGCGTAGCATGCCCCGGCACACGGACTTCGGCATCGCCATGTGGGGCTCGGCCTGCAGCTCGTAGTTCACCCGCGTCCCGGTCGAATCGGATGTGATTCGCCACTCGCCCTGATAGTCGCGGAAGTCCTTGCCGAGCACGTCGCGAAAGGTGATGCGACTCTCGGGAGTCTCGCGGACGTCGAGCAGCACCTGGACGCGATGGTGGAAGATGAAGAAGCTGCTGATCGCGTCCTGCCGTACCAGCAGGCTGTCGGCGTCGCGGCGCTCGACGTGGCTCTCCTTCATCGAGCTCACGAACTCGTGAATGTGATCGTAGTCGGTGAGCACCTGCCAGGCGACCGTCGAGGAGGCCGCCACCCGGAAGCTGCCGGCGACGTGGCACCCGGGACCGACGCTGCCGACGGCCACCGACGGCTCATCGGCGCGGGCCGCGAAGGCCAGTGCCAGGGGGAGGATCAGCACAGGCAAGAGGCGGGCGCGATTTCTCGCGCCCGCCCTCCTGTTCCTTCCGGCTTCTTGCTCATAGCGGTCGGGGCGGATCCGCATCGTGGGTCTCGCGCTGCTAGAAGGACACTCCGGCCTCGACCATCACGCCCTTGAACTGCCCGCCGTTGTGGATATCGCTCACCGGGTAGTCCTTGTAGTCCTGCTGAACGTACTCGATCTTGGCCAGCATGTTCTGGGTCAGGAACCAGCCGCCGCCAACCTCGGTGCGGTCCACGGTCACGTCCTGCGTGAAGGCGGCGCCAGCCGGGCGACCCTTGACGATGTCGTAGCGCCCGCCGACGTAGAACTGATTCTTGAGGAACCGGTAAATGCCTTCCACCGCGTTCTGGGTGAACTTGCGGTCCGAGGTCTCGGTGGACTTGCGGCCGTTCGACTGCTCGACGTTGCCGAACAGCTCGAGACCCTGATACTTGATGAAGGGGTTGACCACCCACGCGGTGACCTTGTCGGACTGGCCGGGCTGGATGTCGCCCGACCACGCGTTGGCACTCTCGGTGGCGTTCACGTTCTCGAGCACGAAGTAGTAGCGCGACCCCGCCCGGCTACCGCTGTAGAGCGTGTTGCTCTGCGAGCTGTTGGTCGTGTAGATCGAGCCGGTGATGCGCACCCGGGCCGCCGGGTTCAGCTGCTTGTCGTAGC from Candidatus Sulfotelmatobacter sp. harbors:
- a CDS encoding sigma-54 dependent transcriptional regulator, giving the protein MKRQDSDPAEGLDRPAEEGAMPQPVSLLLVDDEETFRKLTARELSRSGYRVEAVGTIEDARRLLAREQFDLVLLDVRLPDGNGLDLLSEIREASSTTEVVMLTAYGTVQEAIRALKQGAHDFLTKPCKLDELEVVLEKALQKQSLERGNTALRRDVARLGPGENFVGNAPQIRELLKLLSRVAETDSTVLIRGESGVGKELIARAVHKLSPRAEQPFVVVDCASLHENLLQSELFGHEKGAYTDAIRLKHGLFEVADHGTIFLDEIGEITPPLQAKLLRVIETGIFRRLGGTADIRVDVRVIAATNRALETMIREGQFREDLYYRLNVFSLVVPPLRERRDDIPPLVEHFIRNSPVVSKRQVRPSPAAMEVLQRYHWPGNVRELENVIERALILCDGGVIEPEHLPMGVRLEPSFRSDGDDRRLTTLEEVERRYIRRVLEECKGHRHKAAAILGISERNLYRKLKEIDAASGSSGAGDD
- a CDS encoding ATP-binding protein; this translates as MIDSSARRPDPARTLPLPPSLDLPAVMDSLSDAIVVVDRARRVVAANRRYLEVFGAGREHVVGLLCDDAVACPEAAAGQLGRCPACRARDLRTPQREIRVLPDAGGGTRRWEITFNPILDANEVTTHVVEVWRDISERTALEAQLSHSERLASIGMLAAGVGHEINNPLASLMASVESLERLLKRGMSTDADRAEALEIVQLAEREVTRCRETTDKLVLLAQPYSVAPIWVDFNRAVLDTASLLRHQMNKQGIEWRAELEVGLPRVWARESGIRGVCLNLMMNAVQAMPTGGVLRVSTRLDGRTAEMRVEDTGPGIPPEHLQRIWDPFFTTKPAGQGTGLGLFVTQSIVHRNGGTIRVENVPGRGARFTLRLPLDSTEGNTT
- a CDS encoding PAS domain S-box protein yields the protein MSGSASHRELLELAFDLSPAGMVVVDGKGAILLVNREIERLFGYDRLELLGRPIETLIPSRFRPPHAGYREHYAQDPARRPMGAGRDLHGLRKDGTEVPVEIGLNPIQTEQGLLVLGTVVDISARRAFENRLRQSQKMEAIGTLAGGIAHDFNNLLHGILGHAELIQRRTSGDDERRADVQQILKIADRGRLLVDRILAFSRAREATRAPVRLGPPVHEALELLRASLPREIEIRESLSTATPMVSCDETQIHQITMNLCTNSAQAMERGGTLEVTLAPFEASAEFATAHPPLEAGPHARLSVRDTGVGMAREVIERALEPFFTTKPAGKGTGLGLSVIHGIVQSLGGALEITSRVGDGTRVDIYLRAEEQARAAATSAGLEPGEHRPHVLVVEDEPDLASMLRRQLEAFEYRATVHTSSVEALDDFRSRPDAFDLLMTDNSMPRMSGIQLAGEIRRIRPELPILLVSGTAALADPAQLQALGIVHVLGKPHTGRQMSNALQKALGREP
- a CDS encoding acetate--CoA ligase family protein, yielding ASVGNKAEVSGNDLLEFWERDPGTRIILLYLESFGHPGRFLEIARRVGRAKPIVAVKSGRTRAGIRAASSHTGSLAGADTAVSALCAQAGVVRTDTMEELFDVAMLLANQPVPHGIRVGIVTNAGGPGIMASDACESHGLEVVTLEDSTVAALRAFLPVEASTRNPVDMIASATPQSFEKAVRLVANDPNVDALLVLYVPPIVTRPLDVAQAIVRGNEAAKADARARGAAPKPVLSCFMGSHGVPEGLRSLQEGHIPSYAFPESAAIALARAVRYGKWRDTPEGVVRRFDDFDHAALGRLIRGPLPSAGGGAVRWLDPDSVRTLLAACRIATPEQASAATAGEAAAAAERIGFPVALKLASPTITHKSDVGGVVLDVRDVAEARAAFEAIAGRLRAAGRLADMAGVTIQPMIREGLECIVGMTRDPSFGPLLMFGLGGVQVELLKDVMFRVHPLTDRDATEMVSGIKGAPLFAGYRGGPPADRPAIEEILLRLSQLAGEFPELVELDLNPVLVRERGRGCIALDARIGVRSAAEATR
- a CDS encoding SRPBCC family protein; its protein translation is MLILPLALAFAARADEPSVAVGSVGPGCHVAGSFRVAASSTVAWQVLTDYDHIHEFVSSMKESHVERRDADSLLVRQDAISSFFIFHHRVQVLLDVRETPESRITFRDVLGKDFRDYQGEWRITSDSTGTRVNYELQAEPHMAMPKSVCRGMLRDVARDLLSQVRVEMLRRASHEESREEERSER